One genomic region from Flagellimonas oceani encodes:
- a CDS encoding sugar nucleotide-binding protein produces MDKKKILILGASGFVGNAIYKELCSYFDTYGTYFSNSSFSKNKQFIKYDLEEDDIFQVLERIRPDVIISSLRGNFPAQIQAHQHLMEYLMMSKAKLYFISSANVFDAYSKFPSYEHDKTLSLSVYGRLKIKIENMMMRLPKEKTAILRIPMVFGNSSPRIKEIKESIDNNEPIEVFPNLIINVTNDDRLTQQIHYLINRNKTGIYHLGSSDLIQHEEFIKEVIEHLGNYHPIYKRVYTTNEDRYLAALPKDNLLPKNLRISCQEIIDHHLPV; encoded by the coding sequence TTGGATAAAAAAAAGATATTGATATTGGGAGCGAGTGGATTTGTGGGCAATGCCATATACAAAGAACTCTGCTCCTATTTTGATACGTACGGCACCTATTTTTCCAACAGCAGTTTTTCAAAGAACAAGCAATTTATTAAATATGATTTGGAGGAGGACGATATTTTTCAGGTCCTTGAACGCATAAGACCCGATGTGATCATATCATCGCTTCGCGGAAATTTTCCGGCACAGATACAGGCGCATCAGCATTTGATGGAATACTTGATGATGTCCAAGGCCAAGCTGTATTTTATTTCCTCCGCCAATGTTTTTGACGCCTACAGCAAGTTCCCATCCTACGAGCATGATAAAACGCTGTCCTTGAGTGTGTATGGGAGATTGAAAATCAAAATAGAAAACATGATGATGCGGTTGCCCAAGGAAAAGACCGCCATTCTTCGGATTCCCATGGTTTTCGGCAACTCGTCGCCCAGAATCAAGGAAATCAAGGAAAGTATCGATAACAACGAACCCATTGAGGTTTTTCCGAACCTGATCATCAACGTGACCAATGATGACAGGCTAACACAACAAATTCATTACCTCATCAACAGGAACAAAACCGGCATTTATCATTTGGGCAGCAGCGACCTCATCCAACATGAGGAATTCATCAAGGAGGTCATCGAACATCTTGGAAATTATCATCCCATTTACAAAAGGGTCTATACCACGAACGAAGACCGATATCTGGCCGCTCTGCCAAAGGACAACCTGCTGCCGAAGAACCTTCGTATCAGTTGCCAAGAAATTATTGACCATCATCTTCCCGTCTAG
- a CDS encoding homoserine kinase — MEEITVFCPATIANVSCGFDVLGLALDSVGDEMTVRKTTEKGIRITKILGQDLPLETENNVAGVAGLALLAQSDYEGGFEIEIDKRIKPGSGIGSSAASSTGAVWAMNELLGKPFSNLELVKFAMQGEKLASDVAHADNVAPAIYGGFTLVRSYEPLDIVPIPTPPELYATVIHPQIEIKTSDSRKILKTTISMQQGIQQWGNLGGLVAGLFQNDYDLIGRSLHDHIVEPIRSILIPAFDDIKANAIKAGALGSGISGSGPSIFALSKGGEIAQKVAESMKKTYQNIGVDFDIHVSKVNSQGVKKIA; from the coding sequence ATGGAAGAAATAACAGTATTTTGCCCGGCGACCATTGCCAATGTGTCCTGTGGGTTCGATGTTTTGGGCTTGGCCCTGGATTCCGTCGGTGACGAGATGACCGTTCGTAAAACTACTGAAAAAGGCATTCGAATCACCAAAATATTGGGACAAGACCTACCTCTGGAAACAGAAAACAATGTAGCCGGGGTAGCAGGTTTGGCGTTGTTGGCCCAAAGTGATTACGAAGGAGGTTTTGAAATCGAAATCGACAAGCGCATCAAACCGGGAAGTGGTATTGGAAGCAGTGCCGCTAGCTCCACAGGGGCCGTATGGGCCATGAACGAACTGTTGGGCAAACCATTTTCCAATTTAGAATTGGTGAAGTTTGCCATGCAAGGAGAGAAGTTGGCCAGCGATGTGGCGCATGCCGATAATGTGGCCCCTGCCATTTATGGCGGGTTTACATTGGTCCGAAGCTATGAGCCACTCGACATTGTTCCCATTCCCACACCACCGGAATTGTACGCAACGGTAATCCATCCGCAGATTGAGATCAAGACCTCGGATTCCCGTAAAATTCTAAAGACCACGATCTCCATGCAACAAGGAATCCAGCAGTGGGGCAACTTGGGCGGACTTGTCGCAGGGCTATTTCAAAACGACTACGATCTTATCGGGCGCTCGTTGCACGACCATATCGTGGAGCCCATTCGTTCCATTTTGATTCCCGCTTTTGACGATATCAAAGCAAACGCCATAAAAGCAGGAGCGCTGGGAAGTGGAATCTCAGGTTCCGGACCATCCATTTTTGCATTGAGCAAGGGTGGGGAAATTGCACAAAAAGTGGCCGAATCCATGAAAAAAACCTATCAAAACATTGGTGTGGATTTCGACATCCACGTTTCCAAAGTGAATAGCCAAGGCGTAAAAAAAATTGCTTAA
- the gcvT gene encoding glycine cleavage system aminomethyltransferase GcvT — MKNTALTKTHEALGAKMVPFAGYNMPVSYEGVNIEHETVRKAVGVFDVSHMGEFLIEGPKALELIQKISTNDASKLTVGKAQYSCMTNETGGIVDDLIIYRVKDETYLLVVNASNIDKDWEHISKYNEAIGAEMRNLSDDYSLLAIQGPKAVEAMQSLTSVDLSSIKFYNFVVADFAGIEHVIISATGYTGSGGFEIYCKNSEVQQVWDKVLEAGADFGIKPIGLAARDTLRLEMGYCLYGNDIDDSTSPLEAGLGWITKFTKEFVNSDNLSKEKEEGSKRKLVAFQMEERGIPRAGYLILDADGNEIGKVTSGTMSPSLSKGIGLGYVTVEHSKVDSPIFIQIRINKVPATIVKLPFYKNT, encoded by the coding sequence ATGAAAAATACTGCACTTACAAAAACGCATGAGGCTTTGGGGGCCAAAATGGTACCTTTTGCGGGTTATAATATGCCCGTTTCCTATGAGGGCGTGAATATTGAGCATGAAACGGTTCGCAAGGCTGTGGGTGTTTTCGATGTATCCCATATGGGAGAATTTTTGATAGAAGGGCCCAAGGCTTTGGAACTTATTCAAAAAATAAGCACCAACGATGCTTCCAAATTAACCGTAGGCAAGGCGCAGTATAGTTGTATGACCAATGAAACTGGTGGTATCGTAGACGACCTGATAATATATAGGGTAAAAGATGAAACCTATCTTTTGGTGGTAAATGCCTCCAACATTGACAAGGATTGGGAGCATATTTCCAAATATAACGAGGCCATTGGTGCAGAAATGCGCAACCTATCCGATGACTATTCCCTATTGGCCATCCAAGGTCCAAAAGCAGTTGAGGCCATGCAATCTTTAACGTCCGTGGATTTGTCGTCCATAAAGTTCTACAACTTTGTTGTTGCTGATTTTGCAGGAATAGAACATGTGATTATTTCGGCCACTGGATATACTGGTTCTGGTGGTTTTGAGATTTATTGCAAGAATTCGGAGGTGCAACAAGTATGGGACAAAGTTTTGGAGGCCGGTGCCGACTTTGGCATCAAGCCCATAGGTTTGGCCGCTCGTGATACTTTACGATTGGAAATGGGCTATTGCCTTTACGGAAACGACATTGACGATTCCACTTCTCCCCTTGAGGCCGGTTTGGGATGGATTACCAAGTTTACCAAAGAGTTTGTGAACAGTGACAACCTGTCCAAGGAAAAAGAAGAAGGTTCAAAAAGAAAATTGGTGGCTTTCCAAATGGAGGAACGTGGAATTCCCCGGGCTGGTTACCTTATTTTGGATGCCGATGGCAACGAAATCGGAAAAGTGACCTCCGGCACCATGTCGCCCTCGCTTTCCAAAGGAATCGGTTTGGGCTACGTGACCGTGGAACATTCCAAAGTGGATTCCCCGATCTTTATTCAAATCCGTATCAACAAGGTACCAGCGACCATTGTAAAACTGCCTTTTTATAAAAATACCTAA
- the thrC gene encoding threonine synthase encodes MKFYSLNNQNTQASFKEAVIAGIAPDKGLYFPERVTPLPADFFENIETLSNHEIAFKAILQFVNEDIPDEALKDIIAHTLDFDFPVVEIEENVATLELFHGPTMAFKDVGARFMANCLSYFSQGEKQDVTVLVATSGDTGGAVANGFLGVDGVKVVILYPSGKVSDIQEKQLTTLGQNIEAMEVNGVFDDCQRMVKTAFLDTEITDHKKLTSANSINVARWLPQLFYFLFAFKQAKSKGKEIVFSVPSGNFGNICAGMVAQKLGMPVKQFVASTNVNDVVPKFMENGVYEPMSSIATISNAMDVGDPSNFIRIRHLHKDDLKTLRKHLSAYSFTDDDTKTTMKKVYSNTGYVLDPHGAVGYLGLTEYQKSHPDAYGIFLETAHPVKFLDVVEETLGISPEIPPQIMKVMDKEKKSHQISSYDTLKSYLLDN; translated from the coding sequence ATGAAATTCTACAGTCTGAACAACCAAAATACCCAAGCTTCGTTCAAGGAAGCGGTCATTGCAGGGATAGCGCCCGATAAAGGGCTCTATTTTCCGGAACGTGTCACACCTCTTCCTGCTGATTTTTTCGAGAACATTGAGACGCTTTCCAACCATGAAATAGCTTTTAAGGCGATCCTTCAATTTGTGAACGAGGATATTCCAGATGAAGCTTTGAAGGACATCATCGCCCATACGTTGGATTTTGATTTTCCCGTAGTCGAGATTGAAGAAAATGTAGCCACTCTGGAACTTTTCCATGGCCCTACAATGGCCTTTAAAGATGTTGGAGCCCGTTTTATGGCCAACTGTCTTAGCTACTTTTCACAGGGCGAAAAACAGGATGTAACGGTTTTAGTCGCCACTTCCGGGGACACCGGAGGTGCTGTTGCCAATGGTTTTTTAGGGGTTGATGGTGTTAAGGTTGTCATCCTTTACCCTAGCGGAAAAGTAAGCGACATCCAAGAAAAGCAGTTGACCACCTTGGGCCAGAACATCGAAGCCATGGAAGTGAACGGTGTTTTTGATGATTGCCAACGCATGGTAAAGACAGCGTTTCTGGATACCGAGATCACGGACCATAAAAAATTGACCTCGGCAAACAGCATCAATGTGGCCAGATGGCTACCACAGCTTTTCTATTTTTTGTTTGCCTTCAAACAGGCAAAGTCAAAAGGAAAGGAAATTGTTTTTTCTGTGCCATCCGGGAATTTTGGAAACATTTGCGCGGGTATGGTGGCCCAAAAACTGGGCATGCCCGTCAAACAATTTGTAGCCTCCACCAATGTAAACGATGTAGTGCCCAAATTCATGGAAAATGGGGTTTATGAGCCCATGTCCTCCATTGCTACCATTTCAAATGCGATGGATGTAGGCGACCCGAGCAATTTTATCCGTATCAGGCATCTGCACAAGGATGACCTAAAAACACTGCGGAAACATCTATCCGCCTATTCCTTTACCGATGATGACACAAAAACAACCATGAAAAAGGTGTATTCCAATACAGGTTATGTGCTGGACCCTCATGGTGCTGTGGGTTATTTGGGGCTAACAGAATATCAAAAATCGCATCCAGATGCCTATGGTATTTTCTTGGAAACGGCGCACCCTGTCAAATTCCTGGATGTGGTCGAGGAAACTTTAGGAATAAGTCCAGAAATTCCACCACAGATCATGAAAGTGATGGACAAGGAGAAAAAATCGCACCAAATATCCAGTTACGATACGCTAAAATCCTATTTACTGGACAATTAG